One genomic segment of Candidatus Nomurabacteria bacterium includes these proteins:
- a CDS encoding MBL fold metallo-hydrolase: MIKLQFCGAARTVTGSCHYLDTGNLKILIDCGAFQGSDELEDMNRAPFPFDPAEIDYVILTHAHYDHVGRLPLLVKQGFKGRILSTQPSRDLADIILQDAAKLQEEEYTRWMAVHKSSGEKGGGANVNKPLFDLDDVMRTIERFDVYPYGNSINLKEGVEFRMRDAGHILGSAMIELWVKNALGRIRKIVFSGDLGQPGQRIVRDPDLIREADYVLVESTYGNRIHKSKDETILEFLTVLKEAQKDHGNVIIPTFAIERAQEVIYELNLFYENKLIDSMPVYLDSPMALQATDVFKRYPTFYDEDARRLLEKGDDPFSFPDFKMISSVDDSKRLATRSGVVIMAGSGMCNGGRIIHHLDNNLSKKNTHVIFVGYQVKGTLGRAILDGEPQVNLKGHKVDVYAKVHTLGGFSAHADMRDLMYWLRAFGHSPRQVFIVHGEETVAEGFAANVLEELRLNAHVPIHEEVVELD, encoded by the coding sequence TGAATAGGGCACCTTTTCCCTTTGATCCAGCAGAGATCGATTATGTTATTTTGACTCATGCGCACTATGATCATGTCGGAAGGTTGCCACTGTTGGTAAAACAGGGCTTTAAGGGTAGGATCTTATCCACCCAACCATCAAGGGATCTGGCAGATATCATTTTACAAGATGCTGCAAAACTACAGGAAGAGGAATATACGAGATGGATGGCTGTCCATAAAAGTTCCGGAGAAAAGGGAGGTGGAGCGAATGTTAACAAACCCCTGTTTGATCTGGATGACGTAATGAGAACGATCGAGAGATTTGATGTGTATCCCTATGGTAATTCAATAAATCTGAAGGAAGGTGTGGAATTCCGAATGAGAGATGCCGGACATATCTTAGGTAGTGCTATGATCGAGCTATGGGTAAAAAATGCACTTGGACGTATTCGTAAGATCGTCTTTTCAGGTGATCTCGGACAACCAGGGCAGAGGATCGTGCGTGATCCGGATCTTATTAGAGAAGCTGATTATGTTTTGGTAGAGTCAACATATGGTAATCGTATCCATAAGAGCAAGGATGAAACGATCCTAGAGTTCCTTACTGTACTCAAAGAAGCCCAGAAGGATCATGGAAATGTGATCATACCAACATTTGCTATAGAGAGAGCTCAGGAAGTCATCTACGAATTGAATCTTTTTTATGAGAATAAACTGATCGATAGTATGCCGGTCTATCTTGATAGTCCAATGGCATTACAAGCCACTGATGTATTCAAGAGATATCCTACATTTTATGATGAGGATGCAAGAAGATTATTAGAGAAGGGAGATGATCCATTCTCCTTTCCTGATTTCAAGATGATCTCAAGTGTTGATGATTCAAAGAGATTAGCCACTAGATCAGGTGTTGTGATCATGGCAGGAAGTGGCATGTGTAATGGAGGTAGGATAATCCATCATCTGGATAATAACTTATCAAAAAAGAATACGCATGTGATCTTTGTAGGCTATCAGGTGAAAGGTACACTGGGTAGGGCCATCTTGGATGGTGAACCACAGGTAAATCTTAAGGGTCACAAAGTTGATGTATATGCCAAGGTACATACGTTGGGTGGATTCTCTGCTCATGCAGATATGCGAGATCTTATGTATTGGTTGAGGGCATTTGGACATTCTCCGAGACAAGTATTTATTGTTCATGGTGAAGAAACAGTTGCCGAAGGCTTTGCGGCTAATGTCCTGGAGGAATTGCGTCTCAATGCTCATGTTCCTATACATGAGGAGGTAGTTGAATTAGATTAG